From Pseudomonas hormoni:
TGATCAGCACCGGCCGCTACGTACTGAGCCACTTTGGAGGCATCCAGCGTGGTCACGTCGATGTGCATGCCGTTGCCCGGCTGGACGATGTTGACCACCAACAGGCCGACCAGCAAGGCGATGGTCGAAACGATTTCGAAGTAGAGCAGCGCGTAACCGCCGGTCTTGCCGACCGACTTCATGTTCTGCATGCCCGCAATACCGCTGACGACGGTGCAGAAAATGATGGGCGCGATAATCATTTTAATCAGTTTGATGAACCCGTCACCCAGCGGCTTGAGGGCCACACCGGTCTGCGGGTAGAAGTGACCGATCAGAACGCCAATGATGATGGCGACGATCACCTGGAAATACAGGGATTTGTACAGTGGCTGACGAGTCGTCATTGCAAAGTTCCTCAAGAGTGCGCGGTGACAACATCCACCTGTTGTCCACGACACCTGAATTGCGAACCCTCCTGCACTGGAGGGATTTGTTTTTTCGAGCTGCGCGACGGCAGGCATCTGCTCGTTGTATCGCAAGTGGCGTGCCACCTTTGCCAAAAAACCTGCAAGCCTTTTGACATCAAGGATTACAGGTTCAACGTGCCACTGATGCGTTATATAACAGTGGCGGTTTTCCGCCCATCCACCAAACCTCGTCCTGCAATTTGGCGGATATCCGCCTTGTTCATCCTCAGGCAGCATGACTACCATCCGTCGTTCAATGACGGATCTGCCTTCTATGCGCGAACGCACCATTGCCAGTCATTTCGCCCGTGCCGCCCTTGGTGGCGCGCGCCGCCTCGGTCATGACTGTTCAAAGCTGTTGCAACAACTCGGCATCAGCCCTGAGCTGCTGGATGAGCCGCGTGCGCGAATCGCACCTGAACAGTTCACCCGATTGATCCAGGGCTTGTGGCTGGCACTCGACGACGAGTACCTCGGCTTCGGGCCGGTCCCGAGCAAAACCGGCAGCTTCGCGATGATGTGCCACGCCGTGATTCACTGTCGCAATCTCGATAAGGCGCTGCATCGCGGCTTATTGTTTTATAGCCTATTCCCCGAGGGTCCGCGGCTGACCCTGACCCGCGAAGACGAAATGATCCGCCTGAGCCTCGATGATTCGCAGTTCCGCGACCCGGACCATTTCCTCACAGAGAGCCAGCTGATGGTCTGGCACCGACTCGGCAGTTGGCTGATCGGCCAGCGCATCCGGCTGGAGCAGGCGACGTTCAGTTATCCACGGCCCGCGCACGGCGCCGAATACGACTTGCTGTTCCCCTGCCCGATGGAGTTTTCGGCGGCGCAGAGCAGCCTGCTGTTTCACAGTCGCTACCTGAACATGCCGTTGTTGCAGGACGAACGCACCCTCAAGCATTTCCTCGAACGCTCACCCGCCGACCTGTTGTCGCGCCCGGACGACGGCGACAGCCTGAGCAGTCAGTTGCGCCGCTTGCTCAGCCGCGACAGCGCTCGCTGGCCGGACCTGGAAACGGTGGCCGCGCACCTGCACATCAGCCCACAGACGCTGCGTCGGCATTTGCGTGAAGAGGGTTCCAGTTTTCA
This genomic window contains:
- a CDS encoding AraC family transcriptional regulator encodes the protein MRERTIASHFARAALGGARRLGHDCSKLLQQLGISPELLDEPRARIAPEQFTRLIQGLWLALDDEYLGFGPVPSKTGSFAMMCHAVIHCRNLDKALHRGLLFYSLFPEGPRLTLTREDEMIRLSLDDSQFRDPDHFLTESQLMVWHRLGSWLIGQRIRLEQATFSYPRPAHGAEYDLLFPCPMEFSAAQSSLLFHSRYLNMPLLQDERTLKHFLERSPADLLSRPDDGDSLSSQLRRLLSRDSARWPDLETVAAHLHISPQTLRRHLREEGSSFQELKDQLRRDIAIYHLGRADLSLQQIAEQLGFSEPSAFHRAFKKWTGLTPGAYRAQEN